A single window of Methanomassiliicoccaceae archaeon DNA harbors:
- the smc gene encoding chromosome segregation protein SMC, which yields MYLKQVEMENFKSFGGKLIVPFMEGYTAVTGPNGSGKSNITDAILFVLGPKSSKAVRAGRLTDLIFDGGKTKNKASFMTVSLVFDNADRMMPWDDDIVRLTRMVRFNDAKTDYYSYFYVNDRKSTMSEFEDLLTKARISADGYNMVQQGDVTRIVQMGTVERRRILDGISGIASFDQDIESAAGERAEAETNLDRINIVLEELENQIRQLEKDREDARKYLEAQSRLEMSKAQLTHRQMQIEESKREGFQNQIGQISEEIAKLRERKGQIRSEYSENEKAIVKKDEEISAKVGPEYKELKDRIESVKIKIATQRDRIESTKEDIAGQVGYRESIEESISENENSSKDLNNSLNDVKIAIDKAQGELHLAKDEDEKIRKQMAEHGGEHTELQNKLTVLEEKIDAKGIEEHEAQVNAAKAESLAEEGARALATMDERIQSASFDIKDAEWNLQQVKQDNGGSSAEDFSRKILDSKRKEAELERQEYELNDAIRRLDSEYGRLAAEKKVSESMNRGSTAVSAILALRDKRKMAGIHGTVQELATVDPQYETAVSIAAGGKMTAIVVDDDDVAAEAINFLKSNKLGRVTFLPLTKMIGGKPRAKAIMAVKSSEGYAIDLIKFDPRYQDVFWYIMGDTLVMRDLNSARALMGGIRMVTMQGELIEASGAMVGGTLRQDAVMKFGASSESDLEEVGKKLGEANDALEALKAQLRSIRDEIRRIDDEMRKANAQGVDAQSKIGGLKAQISELNKTKKTLSEEFEEKKSQCARWDSELRAAKAKLSKASAELELLRGERTKIRERIKEIAPAELQEHIQNVRDRIYALNGELSGHRDQKNAMEAEITGLGKQTESLRKQLEALNVKIGENEEYVAAYEGSLKESQIEIEALRGIESRMEKGIEGLRNQRDALMGNRYRLDGESGSVQEKIEVKEGTVSSMRASIIGIDENIARLREEIAQIDLEVEMPVPSEEEIRRTIKSCESMISRIGNVNLRAIEDYDEKKKRFDGLNEEVGRLKKQIKELTDLTESLTGQKKGLFMTAYEAVGRNFREIYAKLSGGGEAFMGLEVDEDPFLGGLSINAKPKNGKLLRLESLSGGEKSLTALAFIFAIQEYQPSPFYVLDEVDMFLDAVNAEMVAGMVRESSSKAQFIQVSLRKVTLAMADHLIGVTRPPSGISRIIIQPDFAEVSKYEEDAVKAQERTGE from the coding sequence GTGTACTTAAAGCAAGTGGAAATGGAGAATTTCAAATCGTTCGGCGGCAAGCTGATCGTACCTTTCATGGAAGGGTATACGGCGGTCACGGGACCTAACGGGTCCGGGAAGTCAAACATCACGGACGCTATATTGTTCGTGCTCGGGCCCAAGAGCTCGAAGGCTGTCAGGGCCGGAAGGCTGACGGACCTCATTTTTGACGGCGGCAAGACGAAGAACAAGGCCAGCTTCATGACCGTCTCGCTTGTGTTCGACAACGCCGACCGCATGATGCCCTGGGACGACGACATCGTCCGCCTGACCAGGATGGTCAGGTTCAACGATGCCAAGACCGATTATTACTCCTATTTCTACGTCAACGACCGCAAGTCCACAATGTCAGAGTTCGAAGACCTTCTCACCAAGGCGAGGATCAGCGCCGACGGTTACAACATGGTCCAACAGGGAGATGTCACAAGGATAGTCCAGATGGGCACCGTAGAGAGGAGGCGGATCCTGGACGGCATCTCGGGCATAGCAAGCTTCGACCAGGATATCGAGAGCGCCGCCGGGGAAAGGGCAGAGGCGGAGACGAATCTGGACCGCATAAACATAGTGCTCGAGGAGCTGGAGAACCAGATAAGGCAGCTGGAGAAGGACCGCGAGGATGCCAGGAAGTATCTGGAGGCCCAGTCGCGTTTGGAAATGTCCAAGGCCCAGCTTACACACAGACAGATGCAGATCGAGGAGTCCAAGCGCGAAGGATTCCAGAATCAGATAGGCCAGATATCCGAAGAGATAGCAAAGCTCAGGGAAAGGAAGGGGCAGATCAGGTCTGAATACTCCGAGAACGAAAAGGCCATCGTAAAAAAGGACGAAGAGATAAGTGCCAAGGTAGGGCCCGAGTACAAGGAGCTCAAGGACAGGATCGAATCCGTCAAGATCAAGATCGCAACACAGAGGGACCGCATCGAATCCACCAAGGAGGACATCGCGGGGCAGGTCGGTTACCGCGAGTCGATCGAGGAGTCAATCTCCGAGAACGAGAATTCCTCCAAGGACCTGAACAATTCACTCAATGATGTTAAAATCGCCATAGACAAGGCTCAGGGGGAGCTCCATCTCGCCAAGGACGAGGACGAGAAGATCCGCAAGCAGATGGCCGAGCACGGCGGAGAGCACACTGAACTTCAGAACAAGCTCACAGTGCTCGAAGAGAAGATCGACGCCAAAGGCATCGAGGAGCACGAAGCGCAGGTAAACGCGGCGAAGGCCGAGAGCCTGGCCGAAGAAGGCGCGCGCGCACTTGCTACAATGGACGAAAGGATCCAGTCGGCCTCCTTCGACATAAAGGATGCGGAATGGAACCTCCAGCAGGTCAAACAGGATAACGGAGGCTCTTCGGCGGAGGATTTCTCCAGGAAGATCCTCGACTCCAAGAGGAAAGAGGCAGAGCTGGAGAGGCAGGAGTACGAGCTCAATGATGCAATACGCAGGCTGGATTCCGAATACGGCCGCCTCGCCGCCGAGAAGAAAGTGTCCGAGAGCATGAACCGCGGCAGCACCGCGGTATCTGCTATACTGGCCCTCAGGGACAAGCGCAAGATGGCCGGCATCCACGGGACCGTGCAGGAACTGGCAACCGTGGACCCGCAGTACGAGACCGCAGTTTCGATAGCCGCCGGCGGGAAGATGACCGCGATAGTCGTCGACGATGACGATGTTGCCGCAGAGGCAATAAACTTCCTGAAGAGCAACAAGCTCGGCCGCGTGACGTTCCTTCCCCTGACCAAGATGATCGGAGGGAAGCCGAGGGCGAAGGCGATAATGGCCGTAAAGTCCTCGGAAGGATACGCCATAGATCTGATAAAATTCGATCCCAGATACCAGGACGTTTTCTGGTATATCATGGGAGATACCCTTGTGATGAGGGATCTGAACTCGGCCCGCGCCTTGATGGGCGGGATAAGGATGGTCACCATGCAGGGCGAGCTGATAGAAGCTTCCGGTGCGATGGTGGGAGGAACCCTAAGACAGGACGCGGTAATGAAGTTCGGCGCTTCGTCCGAGTCCGACCTTGAAGAGGTCGGAAAGAAGCTCGGGGAGGCGAACGACGCCCTGGAAGCCCTCAAGGCGCAGCTCAGGTCCATCCGCGACGAGATACGCAGGATCGACGACGAGATGAGGAAGGCCAACGCCCAGGGTGTGGACGCCCAGTCAAAGATCGGCGGCCTGAAGGCGCAGATATCGGAGCTGAACAAGACCAAAAAGACCCTCTCCGAAGAGTTCGAGGAGAAGAAATCACAGTGCGCCAGGTGGGACTCCGAGCTGCGGGCCGCGAAGGCAAAGCTGTCCAAAGCGTCCGCGGAACTGGAGTTGCTGAGAGGCGAGAGGACCAAGATCAGGGAACGTATCAAAGAGATCGCGCCTGCCGAGCTCCAGGAGCACATTCAGAACGTCAGGGACCGTATATACGCCCTGAACGGAGAGCTTTCCGGCCACAGGGATCAGAAGAACGCCATGGAGGCCGAGATAACGGGACTCGGCAAGCAGACGGAATCACTTAGGAAGCAGCTCGAAGCATTAAACGTGAAGATCGGCGAGAACGAAGAGTACGTGGCAGCGTACGAAGGCTCTCTTAAGGAATCGCAGATCGAGATAGAGGCCCTCAGAGGCATCGAATCCAGGATGGAGAAGGGCATCGAGGGCCTGAGGAACCAGAGGGATGCCCTGATGGGTAACAGGTACCGTCTCGACGGCGAGAGCGGCAGCGTTCAGGAGAAGATAGAGGTCAAGGAAGGTACGGTCTCGTCCATGAGAGCGTCGATAATAGGGATCGACGAGAACATCGCGAGGCTCAGAGAGGAGATAGCCCAGATCGATCTCGAGGTCGAGATGCCGGTGCCCTCGGAAGAGGAGATAAGGCGCACGATAAAATCCTGCGAATCGATGATATCCAGGATCGGGAACGTCAACCTTCGTGCAATAGAAGATTACGACGAGAAGAAGAAGAGGTTCGACGGTCTGAACGAAGAGGTCGGGCGTCTGAAAAAGCAGATCAAGGAGCTCACAGACCTTACGGAATCCCTGACAGGACAGAAGAAGGGCCTGTTCATGACGGCCTACGAGGCGGTGGGCAGAAACTTCAGGGAGATATACGCCAAGCTGTCGGGGGGCGGAGAGGCGTTCATGGGCCTGGAAGTGGATGAAGATCCGTTCCTCGGGGGGCTGTCGATCAACGCCAAGCCTAAGAACGGCAAGCTTCTGAGGCTGGAGTCGCTTTCCGGAGGAGAGAAATCGCTCACGGCCCTTGCATTCATTTTCGCCATACAGGAGTACCAGCCGTCGCCTTTCTATGTGCTCGATGAGGTGGACATGTTCCTGGACGCAGTGAACGCGGAGATGGTCGCAGGGATGGTAAGGGAGAGCTCCTCGAAAGCTCAGTTCATACAGGTTTCGCTGAGGAAGGTCACGCTGGCGATGGCCGATCATCTGATAGGCGTCACAAGGCCGCCGTCGGGCATAAGCAGGATAATAATCCAGCCCGATTTCGCGGAGGTATCGAAGTACGAAGAGGATGCCGTAAAGGCACAGGAACGAACGGGGGAATAA
- a CDS encoding chromosome segregation protein ScpA, translating to MDGNTQYEEMEQHLLFHKALTESAENAERINGYMSILSKADGGEKLGDPVDESIRSVFSLVIENGIDPWEIDLSEFVRLYSAKVAENRFDMIVAGKLMLMAWKVLRMQSDATRGRSEEPREPELEIPEDFFYDDEGMFVPQVSFKEAFAREPTRQVTMYELIDAFEEAREEIAIQQERDRVREAIKDKQPRKFENKAHEEDDEKDVEAVWKSIEKLGTGEICINDLYKRDIMHNLKVFCSVLHLVREGKLGVRQSELPLGDIFVEMLIDGISENDATGRMTAEAVN from the coding sequence GTGGATGGGAACACGCAGTACGAGGAAATGGAGCAGCATCTGCTGTTCCACAAGGCGCTAACGGAAAGCGCCGAAAATGCAGAGAGGATAAACGGCTACATGAGCATTCTTTCCAAAGCCGATGGCGGCGAGAAGCTCGGGGACCCGGTAGACGAGTCCATACGGTCGGTCTTCAGCCTCGTGATCGAGAACGGCATCGATCCCTGGGAGATCGATCTTTCTGAGTTTGTCAGGCTGTATTCGGCGAAGGTCGCCGAGAACAGGTTCGACATGATCGTGGCCGGAAAGCTGATGCTCATGGCATGGAAGGTCCTGAGAATGCAGTCGGACGCCACCCGCGGCAGGTCCGAAGAGCCACGGGAGCCGGAGCTCGAGATACCCGAAGACTTCTTCTACGACGACGAAGGGATGTTCGTCCCGCAGGTCTCGTTCAAGGAGGCGTTCGCAAGGGAGCCCACCCGTCAGGTAACGATGTACGAGCTCATCGACGCTTTCGAGGAGGCAAGGGAAGAGATAGCGATCCAGCAGGAGAGGGACCGCGTCAGAGAGGCTATCAAGGATAAGCAGCCAAGAAAGTTCGAGAACAAGGCCCACGAAGAGGACGACGAAAAGGATGTCGAGGCGGTCTGGAAGAGCATCGAGAAGCTCGGTACCGGCGAGATATGCATCAACGATCTGTACAAGAGGGACATAATGCACAACCTGAAGGTGTTCTGTTCGGTGCTCCACCTCGTCAGAGAGGGGAAGTTGGGGGTCAGGCAGTCCGAGCTTCCGCTGGGCGATATTTTTGTAGAGATGCTGATCGATGGCATTTCGGAGAATGACGCCACCGGGCGCATGACGGCCGAGGCGGTGAACTGA
- the scpB gene encoding SMC-Scp complex subunit ScpB, translated as MDVKGAVEAALFSSAGNLKIADMAAKTGIPEEDVRYAVMDLRREYDSRNSAITIAKFGSEYRMMLRSEFADFTGEFSKADMSGGTMRTLSTIAYNQPVLQSELFKVLGSRTYEDVKDLMERDFVSGRKKGQTLELTTTKRFKEYFGITGSGKDAIKTWIDGQARNSPKVQALPEEEE; from the coding sequence TTGGATGTCAAAGGCGCTGTGGAGGCGGCACTGTTCTCCAGCGCGGGCAATCTTAAGATCGCCGATATGGCCGCAAAGACCGGGATCCCGGAGGAAGATGTGCGGTACGCCGTGATGGACCTCAGGAGGGAATACGATTCGCGCAACTCGGCGATCACGATAGCCAAGTTCGGTTCCGAATACCGCATGATGCTCCGTTCGGAGTTCGCCGATTTCACGGGAGAGTTCTCCAAGGCCGATATGAGCGGCGGAACGATGAGGACCCTGAGCACCATTGCCTACAATCAACCGGTGCTTCAGTCCGAGCTGTTCAAGGTGCTTGGGTCGCGCACATACGAGGACGTGAAGGATCTGATGGAACGCGATTTCGTCAGCGGCAGGAAGAAGGGCCAGACCCTCGAGCTGACAACCACGAAACGGTTCAAGGAGTATTTCGGGATAACCGGTTCCGGAAAGGACGCCATAAAGACGTGGATAGACGGACAGGCCAGGAACTCACCTAAGGTCCAGGCCCTCCCGGAAGAAGAGGAATGA
- a CDS encoding LSM domain-containing protein, producing the protein MVLPLALLEKSVEKKVVLQLKDGKIIEGKLTSFDEYMNMVLDEVSVKDPAGEERRMNSIILRGSNVVSISLV; encoded by the coding sequence ATGGTATTGCCACTAGCCCTACTCGAAAAGTCCGTAGAAAAGAAAGTAGTTCTTCAGCTCAAAGACGGAAAGATCATAGAGGGGAAACTGACCTCTTTCGATGAGTACATGAACATGGTGCTCGACGAGGTCTCTGTCAAGGATCCCGCAGGGGAAGAAAGGCGCATGAACAGCATAATCCTCCGCGGCAGCAACGTCGTCAGCATCTCGCTGGTGTGA
- a CDS encoding DUF47 family protein, with protein MSNSKDLLDWFGNKKSGSVENGARDHALAVMDAVIELKMAISAMGEENGAEAMKCVDRLVTSERDADRIEDRLSTEVIRSGLSAQDRENLLQFVRTLDHVANWSKESSIHLQVAKETKAYIPEDIWLFLFRTASEMENELKMLIGVMDAFHSHDNEEAVRGIESVKDQERVIDEMNFEGIKRIHLSDMDVRGIILSRDMLHGIEEASDTVKACADMISIFIAARRN; from the coding sequence ATGAGCAATTCGAAAGATCTTCTCGATTGGTTCGGAAATAAAAAGTCAGGCTCCGTCGAGAACGGGGCGAGGGACCACGCATTGGCCGTAATGGACGCGGTCATCGAATTGAAGATGGCCATAAGTGCCATGGGTGAAGAGAACGGAGCCGAGGCCATGAAGTGCGTCGACCGTCTGGTCACGAGCGAGCGCGATGCGGACCGCATCGAAGACAGACTGTCCACAGAGGTCATCCGTTCAGGCCTGAGCGCCCAGGACAGAGAGAATCTTCTGCAGTTCGTCAGAACATTGGACCACGTGGCGAACTGGTCAAAAGAATCATCGATCCACCTACAGGTCGCAAAGGAAACCAAAGCATACATTCCCGAGGACATCTGGTTATTCCTGTTCAGGACCGCCTCCGAAATGGAGAACGAGCTGAAGATGCTCATCGGAGTCATGGACGCGTTCCACTCGCACGACAACGAGGAGGCCGTAAGAGGCATAGAGTCCGTGAAGGACCAGGAGCGCGTAATAGACGAGATGAACTTCGAAGGCATCAAGAGGATACACCTTTCAGATATGGACGTCAGAGGGATCATCCTATCAAGGGACATGTTGCACGGCATCGAGGAGGCCTCTGATACCGTCAAGGCATGTGCCGACATGATATCGATATTCATAGCCGCAAGGAGGAATTAA
- the glmM gene encoding phosphoglucosamine mutase: protein MAARLFGTNGVRGVVNEDLTSELALQMGKAIGQVMKGTVAVATDTRSSGDMLRTAISSGLMSVGVNVLFLGMVPTPALQYYVKTHDKVNGGIMITASHNPPQFNGIKCISADGTEASREEETLIEEIYATDIHTCKWDEAGTMDHVNEAGEAYIDSVLSHVDTDLIKKAGIVACLDCANGAAYETAPLLLKKLHIQTVTINCNAQGEFPGRPSEPTEENLADLISLTKNTRASIGIAHDGDADRCVFITDGGKFVSGDKSLALLAKLELSKKKGKVVTPISSSSMVEEVVNEAGGILIYTAVGSPIVARKMKEYEAIFGGEENGGLIFPQQQYCRDGAMTVAKMLEAIALYGPLSKQVGKLPVYYTQKRKIECPDNMKQVVINYLKKTVTDGIMDSTDGLKIIFDNGWVLARPSGTEPIFRIYSESKDEDVSIERANMFEGKVARFLDPDAELNFPEVKPTEKAKQKPKAI from the coding sequence TTGGCAGCAAGATTGTTCGGGACAAACGGTGTAAGAGGAGTGGTCAATGAAGACCTGACATCGGAGCTCGCGCTTCAGATGGGAAAGGCAATCGGACAGGTGATGAAGGGGACGGTCGCGGTCGCAACCGACACCCGTTCGTCCGGCGATATGCTTCGCACCGCGATATCCTCCGGACTCATGTCCGTCGGGGTCAATGTGCTGTTCCTCGGAATGGTCCCGACACCTGCTTTACAGTATTACGTTAAGACGCATGACAAGGTGAACGGAGGCATAATGATCACTGCCTCGCACAACCCGCCCCAGTTCAACGGTATCAAATGCATCTCTGCCGATGGGACGGAGGCAAGCCGCGAAGAGGAGACCCTCATCGAGGAGATCTATGCCACCGATATTCATACGTGCAAATGGGACGAGGCCGGGACAATGGACCATGTTAACGAAGCCGGAGAGGCGTACATAGACTCGGTGCTTTCCCACGTTGACACAGACCTAATCAAGAAAGCAGGCATCGTCGCATGTCTGGACTGCGCCAACGGCGCGGCATACGAGACGGCTCCGCTTCTGTTGAAGAAGCTGCACATTCAGACGGTCACAATCAATTGCAACGCACAGGGGGAGTTTCCCGGACGTCCGAGCGAGCCGACCGAAGAGAACCTGGCAGACTTAATTTCACTCACGAAGAATACCAGGGCATCCATCGGAATCGCCCACGACGGGGACGCCGACCGTTGCGTTTTCATAACTGACGGAGGAAAATTCGTAAGCGGCGACAAGAGCCTGGCACTTTTGGCCAAACTCGAGCTCTCCAAAAAGAAGGGTAAGGTCGTCACGCCGATAAGCTCATCGTCCATGGTCGAGGAGGTCGTCAACGAGGCAGGCGGGATCCTGATATACACCGCTGTAGGATCGCCGATAGTAGCCAGGAAGATGAAGGAATACGAGGCGATATTTGGCGGCGAGGAGAACGGCGGACTGATATTCCCCCAACAGCAGTATTGCAGGGACGGAGCTATGACGGTTGCCAAGATGCTTGAGGCCATAGCGCTGTACGGGCCCCTATCCAAGCAGGTCGGTAAGCTCCCGGTCTACTATACTCAGAAGAGGAAGATCGAATGCCCCGACAACATGAAGCAGGTGGTCATCAACTATCTCAAGAAGACGGTGACCGACGGCATAATGGACAGCACCGACGGTCTGAAGATAATCTTCGATAACGGCTGGGTGCTCGCGAGGCCTTCAGGCACCGAACCCATATTCAGGATATATTCGGAATCCAAGGATGAGGACGTATCCATCGAGCGTGCCAACATGTTCGAGGGAAAGGTCGCGAGGTTCCTGGATCCCGATGCGGAGCTGAATTTTCCAGAGGTCAAGCCGACCGAAAAGGCGAAGCAGAAACCGAAGGCCATCTGA
- the speB gene encoding agmatinase, with the protein MPFGLSYAGAETEYSEADAFLFGVQYDHTACFRAGAREGPNAIRRASYNFEEFHFEHGLDQFMPTVHDYGNVDDFVMPEDMFSEVEFALGPAIRDEKFIIALGGEHSINVPIVRSLPKDTALISIDAHLDSRDEYLGTPFSHACVMRRAAEHLGLENVFVLGVRAVGKEELERDDAVPFISSYEIMEGGIESAVKKALDSVKSERVYVTLDIDGIDPAYAPGTGTPEPFGLLPMDVKKAIGMVGDRLCGFDVTEVSPPYDPSGITSILASRFVNEALAVHGKSLK; encoded by the coding sequence ATGCCTTTCGGGCTTTCGTATGCCGGAGCAGAGACGGAATACAGCGAAGCAGATGCTTTCCTGTTCGGGGTTCAGTACGACCACACCGCATGTTTCAGAGCGGGAGCCCGGGAGGGTCCGAATGCGATCAGACGGGCCTCCTATAATTTTGAGGAGTTCCACTTCGAGCACGGCCTGGACCAATTTATGCCGACCGTACATGATTACGGGAACGTAGACGATTTCGTAATGCCCGAAGATATGTTTTCGGAAGTGGAATTCGCATTGGGTCCCGCCATAAGGGATGAAAAATTCATTATCGCGCTCGGCGGGGAACATTCTATCAACGTCCCTATTGTCAGAAGCCTCCCCAAGGATACGGCGCTCATCTCCATCGACGCGCATCTTGACTCCAGGGACGAATATTTGGGGACACCGTTCAGCCACGCATGCGTTATGCGAAGGGCCGCCGAGCATCTGGGCCTTGAAAACGTTTTTGTGCTTGGCGTCAGGGCCGTAGGAAAGGAGGAGCTTGAAAGAGACGACGCCGTTCCATTCATCAGTTCCTACGAGATAATGGAGGGCGGCATCGAAAGTGCCGTTAAGAAGGCGCTAGACAGTGTGAAGAGCGAACGCGTCTACGTTACGTTGGATATAGACGGCATCGATCCCGCATATGCGCCCGGAACGGGTACACCAGAGCCTTTCGGACTGCTCCCGATGGACGTAAAGAAGGCTATCGGCATGGTGGGCGACAGGTTATGCGGGTTCGACGTCACCGAGGTAAGCCCCCCGTACGACCCGTCGGGCATCACATCCATACTTGCTTCGAGGTTCGTGAACGAGGCCCTCGCTGTTCACGGCAAAAGCCTCAAATGA
- a CDS encoding translation initiation factor IF-5A, with translation MWESKEIRELKEGRYINIDDEPCKITSISTSKPGKHGSAKANIEAVSIFTGAKKSLFGPVGTKVQVPVIDKRKGQVLTLNGGEVQIMDLETFETFSMPINEDHTGTLEEGGETMYLVAMNRYKLM, from the coding sequence ATGTGGGAGAGTAAAGAAATCAGAGAGCTCAAAGAGGGCCGTTACATCAACATTGACGATGAGCCTTGCAAAATCACTTCGATCAGCACATCCAAACCGGGGAAACACGGATCCGCAAAGGCGAACATCGAGGCCGTGAGCATTTTCACCGGTGCCAAGAAGTCCCTGTTCGGACCCGTCGGAACCAAGGTCCAGGTACCTGTCATCGACAAGAGAAAGGGCCAGGTCTTGACATTGAACGGCGGAGAGGTTCAGATTATGGACCTTGAGACGTTCGAGACGTTCAGCATGCCTATAAACGAGGACCACACCGGCACTCTGGAAGAGGGCGGGGAAACAATGTACCTCGTGGCAATGAACAGATACAAGCTGATGTAA
- a CDS encoding prephenate dehydratase domain-containing protein, whose protein sequence is MKKIGYMGIPLSNSEKAAQVIAGKRNIDAELVPLVSSEGVVRAILSGSIDYGVVAVRNMVAGPVLETEKAMKLGNVRKIEEFSMPIHHCVFVKRKGAKISAVASHVQALGQTYRNISQLFPGADRLEVEDTALAAEMLTDGRLPGDTAVICGMAAGLHYGLILLKENVEDDPDNLTDFALLEPC, encoded by the coding sequence ATGAAGAAGATTGGGTATATGGGCATACCGCTCTCCAATTCGGAAAAGGCCGCGCAGGTCATAGCCGGGAAAAGAAATATCGATGCCGAACTGGTCCCTCTGGTCAGTTCGGAGGGAGTTGTGAGGGCGATCCTTTCAGGTAGCATAGACTACGGAGTGGTCGCGGTCAGGAACATGGTCGCAGGCCCGGTCCTCGAGACGGAGAAGGCGATGAAGCTGGGCAATGTACGGAAGATCGAAGAGTTCAGCATGCCGATCCACCACTGCGTTTTCGTAAAGAGGAAGGGAGCAAAAATCTCTGCGGTCGCATCCCATGTACAGGCGCTGGGACAGACGTACCGTAATATCAGCCAATTATTCCCGGGCGCCGACAGGTTGGAGGTCGAGGACACGGCGCTCGCCGCAGAAATGCTTACAGACGGCAGGCTCCCAGGAGATACGGCGGTCATATGCGGAATGGCCGCCGGGCTCCATTACGGTCTTATCCTTCTGAAAGAAAACGTAGAGGACGACCCGGACAACTTGACGGACTTCGCCCTCTTGGAACCATGCTGA